A stretch of Ferviditalea candida DNA encodes these proteins:
- a CDS encoding amidohydrolase family protein: MNRRYLLKNGCVLTMDKSLGDFKKADVLIDGPLIAAVQPDLDVPECEVIDASDMIVMPGFVDTHRHTWESLVRNVGADWSLPVYLQNIYYGTFGSKLRPSDGYAANLLGALEALDAGVTTLLDWSMVYSPDHADEFIRGLQNAGIRAVFALGLSGDGEYWNRESRLTHPEDARRVKKQYFSSNDQLLTMGLAIRGPEFSHWDTAVHDIQLARELDAICSMHLGFGSWGPDDRSIEKLHKAGLLAPDLNIVHANTMGYDEYKLIADSGASISVTPEIELMMGHGYPATGLFLENGGKPTIGIDVVTSTAGDMFAQMKFTLQAERSRINEKILAGKNMPIELNLSARQVLEFATIEGARALRLDRKIGTLTPGKEADLIMIRTTDLNLFPLNDPVGAVVQFANASNVDSVFVSGRPVKRGGKLLHVDLDHVRKLARESRDYIFSKHKISNAQGIGAL; encoded by the coding sequence ATGAACAGAAGATACTTGCTGAAAAACGGCTGTGTATTGACCATGGATAAGTCGCTTGGCGATTTTAAAAAGGCCGACGTTCTCATTGACGGCCCCTTAATCGCTGCCGTTCAACCCGATTTGGATGTCCCCGAATGCGAAGTAATCGATGCGTCGGATATGATCGTCATGCCCGGCTTTGTCGACACACACCGGCACACTTGGGAATCCTTGGTGCGCAACGTGGGCGCCGATTGGTCGCTTCCTGTTTACCTGCAAAATATTTATTACGGCACATTCGGCAGCAAGCTTCGTCCAAGCGATGGGTATGCGGCGAATTTGCTCGGGGCGCTGGAGGCACTGGATGCGGGAGTCACTACGCTGCTGGATTGGTCCATGGTTTACTCTCCGGATCATGCGGATGAATTTATACGCGGCCTCCAGAATGCCGGCATTCGTGCGGTATTTGCGCTCGGGCTGTCCGGAGACGGTGAATATTGGAACCGTGAAAGCCGGTTGACTCACCCGGAAGATGCCCGACGCGTGAAAAAACAATATTTCTCGTCCAATGACCAATTATTGACAATGGGTTTGGCCATTCGAGGTCCTGAATTCAGTCATTGGGACACGGCCGTTCACGATATTCAGTTAGCCCGGGAATTGGATGCCATCTGCTCCATGCATCTCGGATTTGGAAGCTGGGGGCCGGACGACCGTTCCATTGAAAAATTGCACAAAGCCGGCCTTCTTGCACCGGATCTGAATATCGTTCATGCCAATACGATGGGCTACGATGAATATAAACTGATCGCCGACTCCGGAGCCTCGATATCCGTCACTCCGGAAATCGAATTGATGATGGGCCACGGCTATCCCGCTACAGGCTTGTTCCTTGAAAACGGCGGAAAGCCGACGATCGGCATTGATGTCGTCACCTCGACAGCAGGAGATATGTTCGCCCAGATGAAGTTCACGCTTCAAGCGGAACGCTCAAGAATCAACGAAAAAATCTTGGCCGGCAAAAATATGCCCATTGAATTGAATTTGTCTGCCCGACAGGTTTTGGAATTTGCCACGATCGAAGGAGCCCGGGCATTGCGGCTGGATCGCAAAATCGGCACTCTGACCCCGGGAAAAGAAGCCGATCTGATCATGATTCGAACGACCGACCTAAACTTGTTCCCTCTCAATGATCCGGTGGGCGCAGTTGTACAATTCGCCAATGCAAGCAATGTTGATTCCGTGTTCGTCTCCGGCCGGCCTGTGAAACGCGGGGGGAAGCTGTTGCATGTGGATCTCGATCACGTCCGCAAACTGGCCAGAGAAAGCAGAGATTACATTTTCTCGAAGCACAAGATTTCAAATGCCCAAGGAATCGGCGCTCTATAA
- a CDS encoding FadR/GntR family transcriptional regulator — translation MSLQNISDQLLHELGRKIVHGELQPGQSLPKVEDYSEMKGVSRTVVREVLKSLSARRLIESTTKIGTMVCPRSNWQWWDPDVLTWASEMDDKGEFLTRLTEVRLAIEPAAMELAAKNVTEEDIQNIQNCYEQLKASVDNEEKWVKADYNFHHSLIQASHNELLISLIQTLRLALERSRHTTFHAIQQHPAEPFQGPDDEILERHKAVMLAVCERNGALARQKMYELLTRVSQLIMSKDRP, via the coding sequence ATGTCACTGCAAAATATAAGCGACCAATTACTTCATGAATTAGGCCGCAAGATCGTTCATGGTGAACTCCAACCGGGGCAATCCCTTCCGAAGGTTGAAGATTATAGTGAAATGAAGGGGGTTAGCCGTACCGTCGTTCGTGAGGTTCTCAAAAGCTTATCTGCGCGCAGACTCATCGAATCCACGACAAAAATCGGCACCATGGTTTGTCCCCGGTCCAATTGGCAATGGTGGGACCCGGATGTATTGACATGGGCATCGGAAATGGATGATAAAGGCGAGTTTTTAACCAGGCTGACCGAAGTCAGATTAGCCATTGAACCTGCGGCAATGGAACTGGCTGCGAAAAATGTGACGGAGGAAGATATTCAAAACATTCAAAATTGTTATGAGCAGTTGAAAGCCTCGGTGGATAATGAAGAAAAATGGGTTAAGGCCGATTACAATTTCCATCACAGCTTGATTCAAGCGTCCCATAACGAATTATTGATCAGCCTGATCCAGACTTTGCGCCTTGCATTGGAAAGAAGCCGTCATACGACGTTTCACGCAATCCAACAGCATCCTGCGGAGCCCTTTCAAGGACCGGATGATGAAATTTTGGAAAGGCATAAAGCGGTAATGCTGGCGGTGTGTGAGAGAAACGGCGCACTCGCGCGACAGAAAATGTATGAACTGCTTACACGTGTATCTCAGTTGATCATGTCCAAAGATCGCCCATAA
- a CDS encoding enoyl-CoA hydratase/isomerase family protein yields the protein MKVAISRVPDGKITLQLTSKVALVTINRPAARNAMTRNMWKSLGDIADEIGANPKIKVAVLRGVPGEFTAGSDIKEFAGMSLDEADEAFHVMERTIAKFEQLPIPVIAAIDGPAMGAGFILSLACDLRIGTPKARLGIPVGKLGIKLGPSFVRRMVRLMGPSFTKELVMTNRILNASEASSLGLLTRFVASDDLDRLTFELIETIMNQSRGSLRAVKELVRRSYEDEDIRWSYVDPDDFTEGCLAFAQKRKPRFR from the coding sequence GTGAAAGTTGCGATCAGCAGAGTACCTGACGGCAAAATTACACTGCAGCTGACCTCAAAGGTAGCCCTTGTAACGATTAACAGGCCGGCGGCACGCAATGCAATGACACGCAATATGTGGAAGTCCTTAGGGGATATTGCTGATGAAATTGGGGCCAACCCGAAAATAAAGGTTGCCGTGTTGAGGGGAGTGCCAGGGGAGTTTACGGCGGGATCCGATATCAAGGAATTTGCAGGAATGTCGTTGGATGAGGCGGATGAAGCCTTTCATGTGATGGAACGAACGATAGCAAAGTTTGAGCAGTTGCCTATTCCGGTTATAGCGGCGATTGACGGTCCGGCCATGGGCGCCGGGTTCATCCTGTCCTTGGCCTGCGATTTGCGAATCGGCACGCCCAAAGCAAGATTGGGAATTCCGGTCGGCAAGTTGGGAATTAAATTGGGACCTTCATTTGTGCGGCGAATGGTAAGGCTCATGGGACCAAGTTTCACCAAAGAACTGGTGATGACGAATCGAATTCTGAATGCAAGCGAAGCATCAAGCTTGGGGCTGTTAACACGGTTCGTCGCATCGGACGATTTGGATCGCCTCACCTTTGAATTAATCGAAACAATCATGAATCAATCGAGAGGATCGCTGCGGGCGGTGAAAGAATTGGTCAGACGCAGTTATGAAGATGAAGATATCCGATGGAGCTATGTGGATCCGGATGATTTTACCGAAGGATGCTTAGCATTCGCACAAAAGCGGAAACCGCGGTTTCGCTAA
- a CDS encoding fumarylacetoacetate hydrolase family protein produces MVQENAVHPLEEVYDSLAELLQAGKEEVLAKANPSKALSLDVIKLASPITLPARIVCQGANYALHRAEAGMKSSRASFNLIFTKPDSSLSGAMDDIQLPSHVQLLDYEIELGLVMKTKIRRPVRVTEENLHEYVAGIIITNDVSARDVQLVEGQWFKGKSYRTFCPAGPFMYWLDPEEVSQIHHLDLKLWVNGELRQSANTEQLQYKPEETIEELSRMMDFDPGDLLLTGTPGGVALKLTGEQLSQLTNPFLPSDQKLTLLLESQAENKNYLKNGDIVRCEIKSPDGRIDLGFQENRVVSV; encoded by the coding sequence GTGGTTCAGGAGAACGCCGTTCATCCTCTTGAAGAAGTGTATGACTCGTTAGCAGAATTGCTGCAAGCCGGAAAAGAAGAGGTTCTAGCGAAGGCTAACCCGTCAAAAGCGCTATCGTTGGACGTTATTAAGTTAGCGAGCCCAATTACGCTGCCTGCGCGTATTGTGTGCCAAGGAGCAAACTATGCCTTGCACAGAGCGGAAGCGGGAATGAAGTCTTCAAGGGCGTCCTTTAATCTTATTTTCACGAAGCCTGACAGTTCTCTTTCCGGTGCAATGGACGACATACAGCTTCCTTCGCACGTTCAGCTTCTTGATTATGAGATCGAGCTTGGATTGGTGATGAAAACGAAGATAAGAAGGCCTGTTCGGGTCACGGAAGAAAATTTGCATGAGTATGTCGCCGGGATCATCATCACGAACGACGTTTCTGCAAGAGACGTTCAGTTGGTGGAAGGTCAATGGTTTAAAGGAAAAAGCTATCGCACCTTCTGTCCGGCGGGACCTTTTATGTACTGGCTTGATCCGGAAGAGGTCTCTCAAATTCACCATTTGGATTTGAAATTGTGGGTCAACGGAGAATTGAGACAGTCCGCGAATACAGAACAACTGCAATATAAGCCGGAGGAGACAATTGAAGAATTGTCCCGCATGATGGACTTTGATCCGGGAGATTTATTACTGACAGGGACACCCGGAGGGGTAGCGCTTAAATTGACGGGAGAACAGTTATCACAGTTAACGAATCCATTTCTCCCAAGCGATCAAAAGTTAACTCTTCTGCTAGAAAGCCAGGCAGAAAATAAAAATTACTTGAAAAACGGCGATATTGTTCGTTGCGAAATCAAGAGTCCGGACGGTCGAATCGATTTGGGTTTCCAAGAAAATCGCGTGGTATCTGTTTAA
- a CDS encoding NADPH-dependent FMN reductase, with product MKKLNVLAIVGSLRNESLNSCVLETLKERYAPEWSISAADIGSLPFYNQDIELSPPPIVKAFLEQVTEAEAVIIVTPEYNWSIPGVLKNALDWLSRVEKVMVGKPVLIMGASTGMIGTLRAQTHLRQILSSPGLNARVLPPGGNEVLINLADRKCRDGRLINEETLSFLDQVVNRFNNWIKTNKP from the coding sequence GTGAAAAAATTGAATGTCTTGGCAATAGTCGGGAGTCTTCGTAACGAATCGCTAAACTCCTGCGTACTAGAGACACTGAAGGAGCGATATGCCCCTGAATGGTCCATTTCTGCAGCAGACATCGGATCGCTGCCTTTTTATAATCAGGATATTGAACTCTCTCCTCCGCCTATTGTGAAAGCGTTTTTAGAGCAAGTGACCGAAGCCGAGGCAGTTATCATTGTTACTCCTGAATACAACTGGTCCATTCCCGGAGTGCTGAAAAATGCCTTGGATTGGTTGTCCCGCGTGGAGAAAGTGATGGTCGGAAAACCGGTCTTGATCATGGGTGCAAGCACCGGTATGATCGGCACGCTTCGTGCGCAAACGCATTTGCGGCAGATCCTGTCTAGCCCGGGACTTAACGCGCGGGTGCTTCCTCCCGGAGGAAACGAGGTGCTGATCAACCTCGCCGATCGGAAATGCAGAGACGGACGACTCATTAACGAAGAAACGCTATCTTTCCTGGATCAGGTCGTAAACCGGTTCAACAACTGGATTAAGACGAATAAACCTTAA
- a CDS encoding alpha/beta fold hydrolase, whose product MDEKNEITLLFLPGAGGTASKWRRVRDLMNGYRCVFADLPGHGLDANPVLHSIKDYFAYFKPQITGQTIVIGHSMGGLIGIELAVNHPNVLALVLAASHYVLPVDSKLFDKLETGVYPDGLFYASYSKEVDPDLLEEERRELNHVSLETTIIDYRCCNEYRYGSDSLSHLRKPILAIYGEDDRMLLAAARDDLKALVPHASIEVVSKAGHYVMLEGTEHFVKALQRFVRQVSEKEVSR is encoded by the coding sequence ATGGATGAAAAGAATGAAATTACGCTTCTCTTCCTCCCGGGAGCGGGGGGAACCGCTTCGAAATGGAGACGCGTGAGGGATTTGATGAACGGATATCGATGTGTATTTGCGGATTTGCCGGGACATGGGCTGGATGCAAATCCTGTTCTTCATAGCATCAAAGATTACTTTGCATACTTCAAGCCGCAGATAACCGGGCAGACGATTGTTATCGGGCATTCTATGGGAGGTTTAATCGGGATTGAGCTGGCGGTTAACCATCCGAATGTCCTTGCATTGGTTCTAGCGGCCAGCCATTATGTCCTGCCCGTAGATTCCAAACTATTCGATAAACTCGAGACAGGTGTATATCCCGATGGTTTATTCTATGCTTCTTACAGCAAAGAAGTGGACCCGGATTTATTGGAAGAAGAGCGTCGTGAGTTGAATCATGTCTCCCTTGAAACTACCATTATCGATTACCGGTGCTGCAATGAATACAGGTATGGTAGTGATAGCCTGTCCCATCTCCGAAAACCTATACTGGCGATATACGGGGAAGATGATCGCATGCTGCTGGCTGCGGCAAGAGACGACCTGAAAGCTCTGGTTCCGCATGCCTCGATTGAAGTGGTATCCAAGGCAGGACACTATGTGATGTTGGAGGGTACGGAACATTTTGTAAAAGCTTTACAGCGATTCGTGCGGCAAGTATCTGAAAAGGAAGTGAGCAGGTGA
- a CDS encoding VOC family protein: MFHVFRLGYVEFNTRNIEALKNYYNEVMGFTLVEEGPDGSAYFSSSTDHHNIVLNPSSVSAIARFGFQYKSDAGAKEIVKELAKLEIKAELKTDTKPGVSEVVEFTDPDGYQVQLFSEMSLASPGFKHSGIIPNKIGHLSLRVDSAKRSVEFYGKLGFTNTDWIEEFFGFTTCNTDHHVLNFFTSPQKGGMHHLAFELRNYGHLTHSMDYLGKNKIPIIWGPSRHGAGHNIATYHYDPDENMIELFTDADKYVKELDCFEPRPWHRDNPQKPKVWKTDDCISQWGTCFEKALV; encoded by the coding sequence ATGTTTCATGTGTTTAGATTGGGCTATGTTGAGTTTAACACGAGAAATATTGAAGCTTTGAAGAATTATTACAACGAAGTTATGGGTTTCACTTTAGTGGAAGAAGGTCCGGATGGGAGCGCATATTTTAGCAGTTCTACAGATCATCATAATATTGTTCTCAATCCGTCGAGTGTGTCGGCAATTGCTCGTTTCGGGTTTCAATACAAATCGGATGCCGGGGCTAAAGAGATCGTAAAGGAATTGGCAAAACTCGAAATAAAAGCCGAGTTGAAAACGGATACAAAACCCGGTGTGTCCGAAGTCGTGGAATTTACCGATCCGGACGGGTATCAGGTACAACTGTTTTCCGAAATGAGCCTGGCTTCGCCGGGATTTAAGCACAGTGGAATCATTCCTAACAAGATTGGACACCTTTCCTTAAGAGTGGACAGCGCGAAAAGATCGGTAGAATTTTACGGGAAATTGGGATTCACCAATACGGATTGGATTGAAGAGTTTTTTGGGTTTACAACTTGCAATACCGATCATCATGTGCTGAATTTCTTCACTTCACCCCAAAAGGGGGGAATGCATCATCTCGCTTTCGAATTAAGGAACTATGGCCATTTAACGCATAGTATGGATTATCTCGGAAAAAACAAAATTCCGATTATTTGGGGCCCGTCTCGGCATGGCGCCGGGCATAACATCGCAACATATCATTACGACCCGGATGAGAATATGATTGAACTGTTTACGGATGCCGATAAATATGTCAAGGAATTGGATTGTTTTGAGCCAAGACCTTGGCATAGAGATAATCCGCAAAAACCAAAAGTATGGAAAACGGATGACTGTATTTCTCAATGGGGGACTTGCTTCGAAAAAGCACTGGTATAA